From the genome of Dickeya aquatica, one region includes:
- a CDS encoding acyl carrier protein: MSTVFTIIQQALREVMENDTLEIDENTDFDNDLDLDSVMFVQFLLTLEDKIDGLLFDPDQINMDAFTTVASLIGWLEANVLEVRHVS, translated from the coding sequence ATGTCCACGGTATTCACGATTATTCAACAGGCATTACGCGAAGTGATGGAAAACGACACGCTGGAGATTGATGAGAATACGGATTTTGATAACGATCTCGACCTGGACTCCGTGATGTTCGTGCAATTTTTACTTACGCTCGAAGATAAAATTGACGGGCTGTTGTTCGACCCAGATCAAATCAATATGGATGCGTTTACGACGGTCGCCAGCCTGATAGGTTGGCTTGAGGCTAACGTGTTGGAGGTGCGGCATGTCAGCTGA
- a CDS encoding 3-oxoacyl-[acyl-carrier-protein] synthase III C-terminal domain-containing protein, with protein MSVIGVIGALMVRTSSQTDLFCLNAIYHAVPDRIRRIPLGELGASHQLRDGQRRVMEKLYRLRTVPMHPASHQHMLEETVAGLLADWPSLREQGGLLVYAKTQTHNTLFDRPWLDEMLHRQQLTQWEAVTFSLNHCASALSAVHLVRQCVAYRQRPLLLLTGEKAFHPEINRFAVGLQGELPVAALFNANMSPYRVTFTAVRHLSQFYQNPGKMSRQEKAQLNGCLLDALCLFVEEGVRESGLSMDAIDYFVPCNLNVPLLNQMALRLNMGERLFSQQVSDYGHLYCSDVLFNFSSLMKKTTGSAKNYFCFSMGMGVTLSCALIQQIDS; from the coding sequence ATGTCAGTTATAGGCGTAATTGGGGCATTAATGGTGCGAACGTCATCGCAAACCGACTTGTTTTGCCTGAATGCTATCTATCACGCCGTGCCAGACAGGATTCGGCGTATCCCGTTGGGAGAGCTGGGTGCGTCTCATCAATTGCGTGACGGGCAGCGGCGGGTGATGGAGAAGCTCTACCGGTTGCGTACGGTGCCGATGCATCCGGCCAGCCATCAGCATATGCTGGAGGAGACGGTCGCCGGGCTGCTGGCAGACTGGCCTTCGCTGCGCGAACAAGGCGGGTTGTTGGTTTATGCAAAAACACAGACGCACAACACGCTGTTTGACCGCCCCTGGCTTGATGAGATGCTCCATCGCCAGCAGCTAACGCAGTGGGAAGCAGTAACATTCAGTTTGAATCACTGTGCATCGGCATTATCGGCGGTGCATCTGGTCAGGCAGTGCGTGGCCTATCGCCAGCGCCCCCTGCTGCTGTTAACCGGTGAGAAAGCGTTCCACCCGGAAATCAACCGCTTTGCGGTCGGGCTTCAGGGGGAATTACCGGTCGCGGCGCTGTTTAACGCGAACATGAGCCCTTATCGGGTGACGTTTACGGCCGTCAGGCATCTGAGCCAGTTTTATCAAAACCCCGGCAAGATGAGCCGGCAGGAAAAAGCACAGCTCAACGGTTGCCTGCTGGATGCGTTATGCCTTTTTGTGGAAGAGGGCGTCAGGGAGAGCGGCCTTAGCATGGATGCAATAGATTATTTCGTTCCCTGCAATTTGAATGTGCCGTTGTTAAATCAGATGGCGTTACGCCTGAATATGGGCGAGCGGTTATTCAGCCAGCAAGTGTCTGATTACGGGCATCTGTATTGTTCGGACGTATTGTTTAACTTTTCTTCATTAATGAAAAAGACCACCGGTAGCGCAAAAAACTATTTCTGTTTTTCAATGGGGATGGGCGTCACGCTCTCCTGCGCACTGATACAGCAAATTGACAGTTAA
- a CDS encoding VfmB protein, producing MSAEQLTQVWQAFKDNPLDEALACLLQPAPAAGYVHPLGYQIKASNALSLQGQQQPLFDRVLNHLGLEVVQSHETRVLPACFPVLVCAARLGLLARMQAMSWQHLSQRSSFGSKTTRHQLIKASFADVAGKAALLLEQQHLRLQQADWAGLEDDHYQITQLNNEAEKMMGGHGFLLGNTHSLSYFSMMLYSVYGKASCLVAA from the coding sequence ATGTCAGCTGAACAGCTCACCCAGGTTTGGCAGGCTTTCAAAGATAACCCCCTGGACGAGGCGCTGGCCTGCCTGCTCCAGCCTGCGCCCGCCGCAGGCTATGTTCATCCGCTCGGTTATCAGATTAAAGCGAGCAACGCGCTCTCGCTGCAAGGCCAGCAACAGCCACTGTTTGACCGCGTGCTCAATCACCTTGGCCTGGAAGTGGTGCAAAGCCACGAGACGCGGGTGCTGCCCGCCTGTTTTCCGGTGCTGGTGTGCGCCGCACGTCTTGGCCTGTTGGCACGGATGCAGGCAATGAGCTGGCAGCATTTGTCCCAGCGCAGCAGTTTTGGCAGTAAAACCACGCGCCACCAGTTGATCAAAGCCAGTTTTGCCGATGTGGCAGGTAAAGCCGCCCTGCTGCTGGAGCAGCAGCATCTGCGTTTACAGCAGGCCGATTGGGCTGGCCTTGAAGATGATCACTACCAGATAACCCAGTTAAACAATGAAGCGGAAAAGATGATGGGAGGGCATGGTTTCCTGCTCGGTAATACCCATAGCCTGTCTTATTTCTCCATGATGCTTTATAGCGTCTATGGCAAAGCAAGTTGTCTGGTGGCGGCCTGA